The Triticum dicoccoides isolate Atlit2015 ecotype Zavitan chromosome 6A, WEW_v2.0, whole genome shotgun sequence genome has a window encoding:
- the LOC119317503 gene encoding uncharacterized protein LOC119317503, with protein MAKAGGGLIWATAEDLARNRPVVLSMYRQILRALNSPALPLGHAARLAKKAECRAIFIFGAEERSLHNIQDLLAAARHTLGLLNRGRVP; from the coding sequence ATGGCGAAGGCCGGCGGGGGCCTGATCTGGGCGACGGCGGAGGACCTGGCGCGGAACCGGCCGGTGGTGCTGTCCATGTACCGGCAGATCCTGCGGGCGCTCAACTCGCCGGCGCTGCCGCTGGGCCACGCGGCGCGGCTGGCCAAGAAGGCCGAGTGCCgcgccatcttcatcttcggcgccgAGGAGAGGTCGCTGCACAACATCCAGGACCTCCTCGCCGCCGCGCGCCACACCCTCGGCCTCCTCAACCGCGGCCGCGTCCCCTAG
- the LOC119317502 gene encoding uncharacterized protein LOC119317502 isoform X2 — protein MEAEGSSSERERLTNWASLGPSLGFKAGEAGHKATSLRRHPPSFRVTTPCSDETGCKMRAVDPPPSPLPRFLIPDPSSSSESGAEWIAPAETNMFSTVKVHNVSLQASERVIKEFFSFSGDIVHVEMQSGDGRSQFAYITFRDEQGAERAMLLTGATIVDMAVIITPATNYQLPAAVLDDLESKSPSSIEAALRKAEDVAGSMLAKGFILGKDAVEKAKTFDETHQLTSTASAKVSSIDKSLGLSEKISTGTIVVNEKMKEMDEKYQVAEKTKSALVAAEQTVSTAGSKFMRHRYILTGAAWVTGAYSKVATTATEAYNKERAMAEQEDELVKSSEEAGQESKCQEGDPAKVSVPENTETGQMADQEGECPKTNKPEDTETGKDEQKSQDGDIAKAQTQENTEITAEEHKHQEAELPKASTPESLLMAEQTEQEHKQPVTEVANSNIPSSPVTIAVCMATDDAKSSNSPKKPGPA, from the exons ATGGAGGCGGAAGGGAGCAGCAGCGAGAGAGAAAGGCTAACTAACTGGGCTTCGTTGGGGCCGTCACTGGGCTTTAAGGCCGGAGAGGCGGGCCACAAAGCCACGTCGCTTCGTCGCCACCCTCCAAGTTTCCGCGTCACCACCCCCTGCTCCGACGAAACCGGCTGCAAAATGCGCGCGGTGGATCCACCCCCGTCGCCTCTTCCCCGCTTTCTCATCCCCGATCCGAGTTCGTCGTCGGAGTCGGGAGCCGAGTGGATCGCACCGGCGGAG ACAAACATGTTTAGCACAGTAAAGGTCCACAATGTCTCACTTCAAGCATCAGAACGAGTTATCAAGGAGTTCTTTAGCTTTTCTGGTGACATCGTACATGTCGAAATGCAAAG TGGTGATGGGCGTTCTCAGTTCGCCTACATCACCTTCAGAGATGAGCAAGGAGCGGAGAGGGCAATGCTTTTGACA GGTGCGACTATAGTGGATATGGCTGTCATCATCACCCCAGCCACAAATTACCAGCTGCCAGCAGCCGTTTTAGATGATTTAGAG TCAAAAAGTCCTAGTAGCATAGAAGCTGCCCTTCGAAAGGCAGAGGATGTTGCTGGTTCCATGTTGGCCAAAGGATTTATTCTTGGCAAGGACGCCGTTGAAAAGGCAAAGACTTTTGATGAAACACATCAGCTCACGTCGACTGCAAGTGCTAAAGTATCTTCCATTGATAAGAGTCTAGGCCTCAGTGAGAAGATCAGCACTGGCACCATAGTGGTGAATGAGAAAATGAAGGAAATGGATGAGAAATACCAGGTTGCAGAGAAGACCAAGTCTGCATTGGTAGCTGCGGAGCAGACTGTTTCTACTGCTGGTTCCAAGTTCATGAGACACAGATATATCCTTACCGGCGCAGCATGGGTAACTGGTGCCTACAGCAAAGTTGCGACGACTGCGACTGAGGCCTACAACAAGGAAAGGGCGATGGCTGAGCAGGAAGATGAACTCGTGAAGAGTTCTGAAGAGGCAGGACAAGAGAGCAAGTGTCAGGAAGGTGATCCAGCTAAGGTGTCTGTTCCAGAAAATACTGAAACGGGCCAAATGGCAGATCAGGAGGGCGAATGTCCAAAGACCAACAAACCAGAAGATACTGAAACGGGTAAAGACGAACAGAAATCTCAAGATGGTGATATCGCAAAGGCCCAAACTCAAGAAAATACTGAAATAACGGCTGAGGAGCATAAGCATCAGGAGGCTGAGTTACCGAAGGCCAGCACACCTGAAAGTCTGCTGATGGCTGAGCAAACTGAGCAGGAACACAAGCAACCGGTCACTGAAGTTGCAAACAGCAATATTCCAAGCAGCCCTGTAACCATCGCCGTCTGCATGGCCACTGATGATGCAAAATCTAGCAATTCCCCAAAGAAGCCCGGACCTGCCTAG
- the LOC119317502 gene encoding uncharacterized protein LOC119317502 isoform X1, with protein sequence MEAEGSSSERERLTNWASLGPSLGFKAGEAGHKATSLRRHPPSFRVTTPCSDETGCKMRAVDPPPSPLPRFLIPDPSSSSESGAEWIAPAEVRTSSSSSTPQVPPFLWAWSNTNMFSTVKVHNVSLQASERVIKEFFSFSGDIVHVEMQSGDGRSQFAYITFRDEQGAERAMLLTGATIVDMAVIITPATNYQLPAAVLDDLESKSPSSIEAALRKAEDVAGSMLAKGFILGKDAVEKAKTFDETHQLTSTASAKVSSIDKSLGLSEKISTGTIVVNEKMKEMDEKYQVAEKTKSALVAAEQTVSTAGSKFMRHRYILTGAAWVTGAYSKVATTATEAYNKERAMAEQEDELVKSSEEAGQESKCQEGDPAKVSVPENTETGQMADQEGECPKTNKPEDTETGKDEQKSQDGDIAKAQTQENTEITAEEHKHQEAELPKASTPESLLMAEQTEQEHKQPVTEVANSNIPSSPVTIAVCMATDDAKSSNSPKKPGPA encoded by the exons ATGGAGGCGGAAGGGAGCAGCAGCGAGAGAGAAAGGCTAACTAACTGGGCTTCGTTGGGGCCGTCACTGGGCTTTAAGGCCGGAGAGGCGGGCCACAAAGCCACGTCGCTTCGTCGCCACCCTCCAAGTTTCCGCGTCACCACCCCCTGCTCCGACGAAACCGGCTGCAAAATGCGCGCGGTGGATCCACCCCCGTCGCCTCTTCCCCGCTTTCTCATCCCCGATCCGAGTTCGTCGTCGGAGTCGGGAGCCGAGTGGATCGCACCGGCGGAGGTGAGAACCAGTTCCTCGTCTTCCACTCCCCAGGTCCCTCCATTCTTATGGGCCTGGAGTAAT ACAAACATGTTTAGCACAGTAAAGGTCCACAATGTCTCACTTCAAGCATCAGAACGAGTTATCAAGGAGTTCTTTAGCTTTTCTGGTGACATCGTACATGTCGAAATGCAAAG TGGTGATGGGCGTTCTCAGTTCGCCTACATCACCTTCAGAGATGAGCAAGGAGCGGAGAGGGCAATGCTTTTGACA GGTGCGACTATAGTGGATATGGCTGTCATCATCACCCCAGCCACAAATTACCAGCTGCCAGCAGCCGTTTTAGATGATTTAGAG TCAAAAAGTCCTAGTAGCATAGAAGCTGCCCTTCGAAAGGCAGAGGATGTTGCTGGTTCCATGTTGGCCAAAGGATTTATTCTTGGCAAGGACGCCGTTGAAAAGGCAAAGACTTTTGATGAAACACATCAGCTCACGTCGACTGCAAGTGCTAAAGTATCTTCCATTGATAAGAGTCTAGGCCTCAGTGAGAAGATCAGCACTGGCACCATAGTGGTGAATGAGAAAATGAAGGAAATGGATGAGAAATACCAGGTTGCAGAGAAGACCAAGTCTGCATTGGTAGCTGCGGAGCAGACTGTTTCTACTGCTGGTTCCAAGTTCATGAGACACAGATATATCCTTACCGGCGCAGCATGGGTAACTGGTGCCTACAGCAAAGTTGCGACGACTGCGACTGAGGCCTACAACAAGGAAAGGGCGATGGCTGAGCAGGAAGATGAACTCGTGAAGAGTTCTGAAGAGGCAGGACAAGAGAGCAAGTGTCAGGAAGGTGATCCAGCTAAGGTGTCTGTTCCAGAAAATACTGAAACGGGCCAAATGGCAGATCAGGAGGGCGAATGTCCAAAGACCAACAAACCAGAAGATACTGAAACGGGTAAAGACGAACAGAAATCTCAAGATGGTGATATCGCAAAGGCCCAAACTCAAGAAAATACTGAAATAACGGCTGAGGAGCATAAGCATCAGGAGGCTGAGTTACCGAAGGCCAGCACACCTGAAAGTCTGCTGATGGCTGAGCAAACTGAGCAGGAACACAAGCAACCGGTCACTGAAGTTGCAAACAGCAATATTCCAAGCAGCCCTGTAACCATCGCCGTCTGCATGGCCACTGATGATGCAAAATCTAGCAATTCCCCAAAGAAGCCCGGACCTGCCTAG
- the LOC119319474 gene encoding uncharacterized protein LOC119319474: protein MQRQLNLSPAPKQQQHDDGDGGDAVEATPLWVPEQSAEAKADKAPGGRPERSIHLIPLLTFLCFLLLFLCSHAPSSSDMSSFGGGGGGAGAGGRKAGNRRLMML from the exons ATGCAGCGGCAGCTCAACCTCTCGCCGGCgccgaagcagcagcagcacgacgacggcgacggcggcgacgcggTGGAAGCGACCCCCCTTTGGGTGCCCGAGCAGTCCGCGGaggccaaggccgacaaggcgcccgGCGGCCGCCCGGAGAGGTCCATCCACCTCATCCCACTGCTCaccttcctctgcttcctcctcctcttcctctgctcccacgccccctcctcctccg ATATGTCGAGcttcggcggtggcggtggcggcgccggcgccggcggacggAAGGCTGGCAACCGGAGGCTGATGATGCTATAA
- the LOC119317501 gene encoding oligopeptide transporter 4-like: protein MGEIAADERGLAGGKGEEEEEETSPIEEVRLTVPPGDDPTLPVWTFRMWSIGLLSCALMSFLNQFFSYRTEPLIVTQITVQVASLPMGHFLARVLPRRRFRAPAALGGGEWSLNPGPFNMKEHVLISIFANAGYAFGNGNAYAVMIVDIIRAFYGRSISFIAAWLLITTTQVLGYGWAGLMRKYVVEPAHMWWPSTLVQVSLFRALHEKEESTKGSRQISRSKFFLVALICSFAWYVVPGYLFPALTSISWVCWVFSKSVTAQQLGSGMKGLGLGAFTLDWSAVSSFLFSPLISPFFATANIFVGYFCFLYVLVPTAYWGMNLYNAKTFPIFSSHLFMSNGSAYQITDIVNQQFQLDTEAYARLGRINLSTFFALSYGLSFATIASTITHVGIFYGKEIYHRFRASQQEEPDIHTKLMRKYDDIPAWWFYSLTVLSMTVSLILCTVLKDQVQLPWWGLLFACGMAFVFTLPISIITATTNQTPGLNVITEYAMGLIMPGYPIANVCFKVYGYMSMSQAVAFLSDFKLGHYMKIPPRSMFIVQFAGTLVAGTVNLSVAWWLLGSVENICQDQLLPPDSPWTCPGDRVFFDASVIWGLVGPKRIFGPHGNYEAVNWFFLIGAAGPVIVYIFHRIFPSQRWILMINLPVLIGATANMPPATAVNYNSWLLIGTIFNFFVFRYRKKWWQRYNYILSAALDAGVAFMAVLLYFTLTMENRTVNWWGTAGEHCPLASCPTAKGVDLGPDSVCPVF from the exons ATGGGTGAGATAGCGGCGGACGAGCGGGGCCTCGCCggcgggaagggggaggaggaggaggaggagacgtccccgatcGAGGAGGTGCGGCTGACCGTCCCGCCCGGCGACGACCCGACGCTGCCGGTGTGGACGTTCCGGATGTGGAGCATCGGGCTGCTCTCCTGCGCGCTCATGAGCTTCCTCAACCAGTTCTTCTCCTACCGGACGGAGCCGCTGATCGTGACCCAGATCACGGTGCAGGTGGCGTCGCTGCCCATGGGCCACTTCCTGGCGCGCGTGCTGCCGCGCCGCAGGTTCCGGGCGCCGGCGGCCCTCGGCGGCGGCGAGTGGAGCCTCAACCCGGGGCCCTTCAACATGAAGGAGCACGTGCTCATCTCCATCTTCGCCAATGCCGGCTACGCCTTCGGCAACGGCAACGCCTACGCCGTCATGATCGTCGACATCATCCGCGCCTTCTACGGCCGCTCCATCTCCTTCATCGCCGCCTGGCTCCTAATCACCACCACCCAG GTGCTCGGGTACGGGTGGGCGGGGCTGATGCGCAAGTACGTGGTGGAGCCGGCGCACATGTGGTGGCCGAGTACGCTCGTGCAGGTCTCGCTCTTCCG GGCACTGCACGAGAAGGAGGAGTCTACCAAGGGCTCGCGGCAGATCTCCCGCTCCAAGTTCTTCCTGGTGGCGCTCATCTGCAGCTTCGCGTGGTACGTCGTGCCGGGCTACCTCTTCCCGGCGCTCACCTCCATCTCATGGGTGTGCTGGGTCTTCTCCAAGTCCGTGACCGCGCAGCAGCTCGGCTCCGGCATGAAGGGCCTGGGCCTAGGGGCCTTCACGCTCGACTGGTCCgccgtctcctccttcctcttcagcCCGCTCATCTCACCCTTCTTCGCCACCGCCAACATCTTCGTCGGCTACTTCTGCTTCCTTTATGTGCTCGTGCCCACGGCGTACTGGGGGATGAACCTCTACAACGCCAAGACGTTCCCCATATTCTCATCGCACCTGTTCATGTCTAACGGATCGGCATATCAGATCACTGACATTGTGAACCAGCAGTTCCAGCTTGACACGGAGGCGTATGCAAGGCTCGGAAGGATAAACCTCAGCACCTTCTTCGCACTCTCTTATGGGCTCAGCTTCGCCACCATTGCCTCCACCATCACGCACGTCGGCATCTTCTACGGGAA GGAGATCTACCACCGGTTCCGTGCTTCGCAGCAGGAGGAGCCTGACATCCACACAAAGCTGATGAGGAAGTACGACGACATACCAGCGTGGTGGTTCTACTCCCTGACGGTATTGTCGATGACAGTGTCCCTCATCCTCTGCACCGTCCTAAAGGACCAGGTTCAGCTCCCATGGTGGGGCCTCCTCTTCGCCTGTGGCATGGCCTTTGTCTTCACGCTCCCCATAAGCATCATTACTGCAACCACTAACCAG ACTCCTGGCCTGAATGTCATCACTGAATACGCCATGGGGTTAATAATGCCTGGATACCCCATCGCCAATGTCTGCTTCAAGGTGTACGGCTACATGAGCATGTCGCAGGCAGTTGCATTCCTCTCAGATTTCAAGCTCGGACACTACATGAAGATACCTCCAAGATCAATGTTCATTGTTCAG TTTGCCGGTACACTGGTGGCCGGGACTGTCAACCTCAGCGTGGCATGGTGGCTACTTGGCTCTGTCGAGAACATCTGCCAGGACCAACTGCTGCCACCAGACAGCCCATGGACATGCCCTGGTGACCGTGTCTTCTTTGACGCATCGGTCATCTGGGGCCTTGTTGGCCCGAAGCGCATTTTCGGGCCACATGGTAACTACGAAGCCGTCAACTGGTTCTTCCTCATCGGCGCAGCAGGCCCTGTCATCGTGTACATCTTCCACAGGATATTCCCCAGTCAGAGGTGGATACTGATGATAAACCTGCCGGTGCTCATCGGCGCTACAGCCAACATGCCACCAGCGACAGCCGTGAATTACAACTCATGGCTGCTGATAGGCACCATCTTCAACTTCTTCGTGTTCCGGTACCGGAAGAAGTGGTGGCAGAGGTACAACTACATCCTCTCTGCCGCGCTCGATGCAGGCGTCGCGTTCATGGCGGTGCTGCTGTACTTCACACTGACCATGGAGAACCGGACAGTCAACTGGTGGGGCACGGCGGGCGAGCACTGTCCTCTGGCCTCATGCCCCACTGCTAAAGGGGTAGACTTGGGCCCGGATAGTGTGTGCCCTGTGTTCTAA